A DNA window from Coffea arabica cultivar ET-39 chromosome 6c, Coffea Arabica ET-39 HiFi, whole genome shotgun sequence contains the following coding sequences:
- the LOC113693218 gene encoding zinc finger BED domain-containing protein RICESLEEPER 2-like, translating into MDVQNRWNSTFLILETALPLKDAFCRLEQMDRNYKLNPSKNDWKVASVVHGCLKKFYEATCHFSGSNFPTANVFFPDIWNLRLKMRQWEVSEHDFIREMAIPMKTKFDKYWEECSLVLAIAVVLDPRFKLALVEYYYNALYGEGGERYMDRVRNAIANLFVEYGGDLAPFLSYVGDNIGEGTSSSGNKNIDGQDDDDKLSDFDKWYQQSSSSTILASQKSELQSYLDEPVFPRKDDFDILGWWKAKSPKFLILSKMARDILAILATTVASELAFSIGGRVIDETRASLLPDMVKALITTGDWLPLKKKRKLFGEDLSDSSKVLKLG; encoded by the exons ATGGATGTTCAAAATAGATGGAATTCTACATTCTTGATACTTGAGACTGCTTTGCCTTTGAAAGATGCTTTTTGTCGTTTAGAACAAATGGACAGAAATTACAAGCTCAACCCTTCAAAAAATGATTGGAAAGTGGCTAGTGTTGTTCATGgttgtttgaaaaaattttatgaaGCCACATGTCATTTTAGTGGTTCTAATTTTCCCACAGCAAATGTTTTCTTTCCCGATATATGGAATCTTCGTCTTAAGATGAGGCAATGGGAAGTTAGTGAGCATGATTTTATTCGAGAAATGGCTATTCCAATGAAAACAAAATTTGATAAATATTGGGAAGAATGTTCATTGGTGCTGGCTATTGCTGTGGTACTTGATCCTAGATTTAAGTTGGCTTTAGTAGAGTATTATTACAATGCTCTTTATGGAGAAGGTGGTGAAAGATATATGGATAGAGTTCGTAATGCTATTGCTAATTTGTTTGTTGAATATGGAGGTGACCTTGCTCCTTTTTTGAGTTATGTTGGAGATAATATAGGAGAAGGGACTTCTAGTTCAGGTAACAAAAATATAGATGGAcaagatgatgatgataagTTGTCTGATTTTGACAAATGGTATCAGCAATCAAGTTCTTCTACTATTCTTGCTAGCCAAAAATCTGAATTGCAATCATACTTGGACGAGCCTGTATTTCCAAGAAAAGATGATTTTGACATACTAGGTTGGTGGAAGGCAAAAAGTCCAAAATTTCTTATTCTTAGCAAGATGGCTCGTGATATTCTTGCAATTCTAGCTACTACTGTGGCATCAGAATTAGCATTTAGCATTGGCGGAAGGGTAATTGATGAGACTCGTGCTTCTTTGCTTCCTGATATGGTCAAAGCTTTGATAACAACTGGAGATTGGTTacctttgaaaaagaaaagaa AGTTATTTGGAGAAGATTTGAGTGATTCTTCTAAAGTTCTCAAGTTAgggtga